In Leguminivora glycinivorella isolate SPB_JAAS2020 chromosome 11, LegGlyc_1.1, whole genome shotgun sequence, a single window of DNA contains:
- the LOC125230816 gene encoding uncharacterized protein LOC125230816, which yields MSTKLDSRTLREWEEHKSDLKGIKLHDFMTFLKNRADLLETLHMSNNNTNTSVSARADRHKSAEYVKSLAAVTGSPEPKYTTYRYSCPLCKQNHRIYRCEQFLGQPVNERAESVKRFKLCENCLRPGHQARVCRLGPCMKCSQKHNSVLHTDTESGSSEPSVVGATAHSFKPTGRGVLSTAVIHMYDKDNHRHEVRAFIDNGSESCFMTDSLLRKLQIKHTDLQSSITGLNEQLLSHITKRCNATIESRTSQFKAELTFYVVPKIVTLKSPVPKLNIPKHVILADPEYDNPSDIDILLGSEIFWELLEQDQISLGTGYPILQNTKLGYIVGGPTRGLNHKNTHSVEPMHCNLIANNTVQEQLAKFWCLEEVSDSSKQVYSVEERLCEQNFVENFTRMPDGRFSVAVPLKKPESCLGDSFNRAKQCFLSLERRLDKQPLLKQMYTDFMSEYIELGHMSEAKSDDTKTNTHPYYLPHHGILRESSTTKLRAVFNGSAATTSGVSYNDLQMVGPTIQSDLLSILLRFRHYPYVLTGDIEKMYRQVLVHDNQRHLQQIIWRDDPTKELKIYRLNTVTYGTASAPFLAIRCLKQLALECSDPQLAQIISDDFYVDDLVTGAHTKEQLIKIKEGVCKVLSTGCFNLRKIRSNIELSQSDSCQTLNLGDQGSSNSSNTLGLGWSPRDDTLYYSIKQTVKQNPTKRSILSAIGQIYDPLGLLSVCVIQAKIMLQKLWLLKCNWDDPLPSNIVNLWHKFQSDLHHVLDLKIPRCVINGDPNSVIEIHTFCDSSQDAYGSCLYVRSECNGQVEINLLCAKSKVTPLKPTTIPRLELCGALVAARLTEKVLKSIRLPVKRCVLWTDSSIVLGWLQTQPNKLKQFVKNRVAEVQELTANHEWRHVPTALNPADMLSRGVNMSELPNLSMWWNGPDFLKEDESNWPTSNFVKNNFEIPEMVTATAVSLDLNNDLIDYKRFSKLLKLKRVLAYALRFIYNCKNKINKKSGPLTTIELQNSFTLLLKWSQRQSFQEYDQLVKKQPLPNKNKLLSLSPFIDEAELIRVGGRLNNSQFQFNKKHPVLLSAKHTLTRLIFVEEHIRLLHAGPQLLLSSIKDEFWPIGGRNLARSVAHKCLRCFKLRAQTVSPIMGHLPEQRLNPGYVFQTTGVDYAGPLLAADRRGRGCKLIKVYVVVFVCFTTKCLHLELVTSLTKEAYIAALHRFIARRGKPATIFSDNGTQFVGAKNELNAFLKQNSSSISEFMANEFVDFKFIPAYAPHFGGLWEAGVKSFKYHLTRVVGDSHLTFEELYTVLVKIEATLNSRPLSPMSLDPSDLHPLTPGHFLVGRPLTALPVPPLENINPTRLQRWDRIEQIHQHFWTRWHKEYVSELQQKTKWRSCKGHLDTGTMVIIKEDAVPPLKWSLGRIVRVHPGIDGVSRVADIQTSRGIIRRAFNRICPLPLDDDPVESRTFNAGGMLRNPNLTGIRGECTARGTQPHLICMSLFAVRCQRALTYSPFLNFKMV from the coding sequence ATGAGTACAAAATTAGATTCAAGGACATTGAGGGAATGGGAAGAGCATAAATCCGATTTAAAAGGTATTAAGTTACACGATTTCATGACATTCTTAAAAAACAGAGCCGATTTACTTGAAACGTTACACATGAGTAATAACAACACAAACACAAGTGTCAGCGCCAGAGCTGACCGACACAAATCTGCCGAGTACGTCAAGAGTCTCGCAGCAGTCACTGGTTCACCAGAACCAAAATATACAACATATAGATACAGCTGCCCCTTGTGCAAGCAAAATCATCGCATTTATAGGTGTGAGCAGTTTCTAGGACAACCTGTCAACGAGAGAGCAGAATCGGTTAAGAGGTTCAAGTTATGTGAAAACTGCCTCCGCCCCGGTCATCAGGCTCGCGTTTGCAGATTGGGCCCATGCATGAAATGCTCACAAAAACACAATTCAGTACTTCATACAGATACAGAGTCTGGATCATCTGAGCCATCAGTTGTGGGTGCGACAGCACACTCCTTCAAGCCAACAGGGCGAGGCGTACTCTCAACTGCCGTGATCCATATGTACGACAAGGACAACCACCGCCATGAAGTAAGAGCCTTTATTGATAATGGTAGCGAGTCTTGCTTCATGACGGATTCCTTGTTACGTAAATTGCAAATTAAACATACAGATTTACAATCATCCATTACTGGGTTGAATGAACAACTCTTGTCACACATCACTAAAAGGTGCAATGCAACAATCGAATCGAGAACTAGCCAATTTAAAGCCGAACTAACATTCTACGTTGTTCCAAAAATTGTGACTCTAAAATCACCTGTACCTaaactaaatatacctaaacatgTGATACTGGCAGACCCAGAATACGACAACCCGTCGGACATAGATATTCTATTGGGCTCTGAAATATTCTGGGAGCTGCTTGAACAGGATCAAATTAGTTTGGGTACCGGTTATCCAATATTACAAAACACAAAGCTCGGTTACATAGTTGGTGGGCCTACCAGAGGGCTCAATCACAAAAATACACATTCAGTTGAACCTATGCATTGTAATCTGATCGCGAACAATACAGTACAAGAACAATTAGCTAAATTCTGGTGTCTTGAGGAGGTGTCGGACAGCTCAAAGCAAGTGTATTCTGTAGAAGAGCGTTTATGTGAACAGAATTTCGTGGAGAACTTTACTCGAATGCCAGATGGGCGATTCTCCGTCGCGGTCCCTCTCAAGAAACCAGAGTCTTGCTTAGGTGACTCATTCAATCGTGCTAAACAGTGCTTCCTATCGCTTGAGCGTAGGCTAGACAAACAACCACTGTTAAAACAAATGTACACAGACTTTATGTCTGAATATATAGAATTAGGACACATGTCTGAGGCGAAATCAGAtgacacaaaaacaaacacacATCCATATTATTTGCCACATCATGGTATTTTACGCGAAAGCTCTACTACGAAGCTTCGTGCTGTCTTCAATGGCAGTGCTGCCACAACATCGGGAGTTTCATACAATGACCTCCAAATGGTCGGACCCACGATACAGAGCGATTTATTATCGATTCTTTTGCGATTCAGACACTATCCATACGTCTTGACCGGGGACATCGAAAAGATGTACCGGCAAGTTTTAGTTCATGACAATCAAAgacatttacaacaaattaTATGGCGTGATGATCCCACTAaagaattaaaaatatacagattGAATACAGTCACGTATGGGACAGCATCAGCGCCATTTCTTGCCATCAGGTGCTTGAAACAACTTGCATTAGAATGTTCAGATCCACAATTAGCCCAAATTATTAGTGACGACTTTTATGTCGACGATTTGGTCACAGGTGCTCACACAAAGGAGcaattgataaaaataaaagaaggcGTTTGCAAAGTTCTGTCCACAGGTTGTTTCAATCTCCGCAAAATCAGATCCAATATAGAACTCTCTCAGTCAGATTCATGTCAGACATTGAACCTCGGCGACCAAGGGTCATCAAATTCATCAAACACCCTGGGCCTGGGTTGGTCACCACGTGATGACACATTATATTATTCAATAAAGCAAACCGTTAAGCAAAATCCAACCAAACGGTCAATTCTGTCCGCCATAGGACAGATATATGATCCGCTTGGCCTATTAAGCGTATGCGTCATTCAAGCTAAAATCATGTTACAGAAACTTTGGTTATTAAAATGTAATTGGGACGATCCTTTACCttcaaatattgtaaatttatggCACAAGTTTCAATCTGATTTACATCATGTACTTGATTTAAAAATTCCGCGCTGTGTCATCAATGGCGATCCAAATAGTGTGATTGAAATTCACACTTTTTGTGATTCGTCTCAGGACGCATACGGCTCATGCTTGTACGTTAGGTCGGAATGTAACGGACAAGTGGAGATTAACTTGCTATGTGCAAAAAGTAAGGTCACGCCTTTAAAACCTACTACAATTCCGCGTTTAGAATTGTGCGGTGCCCTTGTTGCTGCACGTCTGACTGAGAAAGTACTCAAATCCATTCGTCTGCCAGTGAAAAGATGCGTTCTCTGGACTGACTCATCTATCGTTTTAGGTTGGCTCCAAACTCAGcctaataaattaaaacaattcgTTAAAAATCGTGTTGCTGAAGTTCAAGAGCTCACTGCTAATCACGAATGGCGCCATGTGCCAACAGCTCTGAATCCAGCAGACATGTTATCTCGCGGAGTGAACATGTCAGAATTACCCAATTTGTCCATGTGGTGGAATGGACCAGATTTTCTAAAAGAAGATGAATCTAATTGGCCTACAAGTAACTTCGTAAAAAACAATTTCGAAATCCCAGAAATGGTAACAGCTACAGCAGTCTCTTTAGATTTAAATAACGATTTAATTGATTATAAAAGATTTTCTAAATTACTAAAACTGAAAAGAGTACTTGCATATGCATTGCGTTTCATTTATAAttgtaaaaacaaaattaataaaaaatctgGACCACTCACCACAATTGAACTACAAAATTCATTCACTTTACTCTTGAAATGGTCTCAAAGGCAATCATTTCAAGAATACGATCAATTAGTCAAAAAACAACCATTAcctaataaaaacaaacttcTATCTTTATCCCCATTCATTGATGAAGCAGAGTTAATCAGAGTAGGCGGCAGATTAAACAATTCACAATTTCAATTCAACAAAAAACACCCAGTATTGCTTTCAGCTAAACACACATTGACACGTCTTATTTTCGTTGAAGAACATATTCGTTTATTGCATGCTGGACCCCAATTGTTGTTATCATCAATTAAAGATGAGTTTTGGCCCATTGGCGGTCGCAATTTAGCCAGATCTGTCGCACACAAATGCCTGAGGTGTTTCAAGCTACGGGCTCAAACAGTCAGCCCTATAATGGGTCATTTGCCTGAGCAGCGCCTCAATCCAGGTTATGTTTTCCAAACCACGGGTGTAGATTACGCGGGACCACTTCTCGCTGCTGACCGTAGAGGACGTGGATGCAAACTTATAAAGGTCTATGTCGTAGTGTTTGTGTGTTTCACCACTAAGTGTCTGCACCTCGAGTTGGTCACAAGTTTGACAAAGGAGGCATACATTGCTGCCTTACACAGGTTTATTGCGCGTCGCGGAAAACCTGCCACCATTTTCTCAGACAATGGCACTCAGTTCGTCGGGGCCAAAAATGAACTTAACGCATTTCTAAAACAAAACTCGTCCTCCATTTCTGAGTTTATGGCGAATGAATTCGTTGATTTTAAATTCATTCCAGCCTACGCACCACATTTTGGAGGGCTATGGGAGGCTGGAGTTAAGTCTTTTAAATACCATTTAACTAGAGTTGTAGGCGATTCCCACCTCACGTTTGAGGAACTTTACACGGTTCTAGTCAAAATTGAAGCTACGCTTAACTCACGACCTCTATCACCAATGTCTTTAGATCCTTCTGATCTTCATCCATTAACGCCAGGTCACTTTTTGGTCGGACGTCCTCTTACCGCTCTGCCAGTTCCTCCACTAGAGAATATAAATCCGACCAGACTACAGCGATGGGATCGCATTGAGCAAATCCACCAGCACTTCTGGACGAGATGGCATAAGGAATATGTCTCTGAGTTGCagcaaaaaacaaaatggaggTCATGCAAAGGACACCTCGACACAGGAACGATGGTCATCATTAAAGAAGACGCTGTTCCACCTTTAAAATGGAGTCTTGGACGTATCGTGCGTGTTCATCCAGGAATCGACGGAGTATCCAGAGTCGCCGATATCCAAACAAGTCGAGGCATCATTAGAAGAGCCTTCAATCGTATCTGCCCTCTTCCACTAGATGACGATCCTGTTGAAAGCAGGACTTTCAACGCCGGGGGCATGTTAAGGAACCCTAATCTCACGGGCATCCGAGGGGAATGCACCGCGCGCGGGACGCAGCCGCATCTAATTTGCATGTCACTCTTCGCCGTTCGCTGTCAACGCGCGCTCACATACTCACCCTTTCTTAATTTCAAAATGGTGTAA
- the LOC125230817 gene encoding LOW QUALITY PROTEIN: dihydrolipoyllysine-residue acetyltransferase component of pyruvate dehydrogenase complex, mitochondrial-like (The sequence of the model RefSeq protein was modified relative to this genomic sequence to represent the inferred CDS: deleted 1 base in 1 codon): protein MLRTIVLRNQLLNNSLNKVVRSNITRCVSTELARRKHPSKLLSPSHVKRVLAAPQWTQLRHYADLPTHTKVNLPALSPTMENGSIVSWEKKEGDKLSEGDLLCEIETDKATMGFETPEEGYLAKILIPAGTKGVAVGKLLCIIVENQADVAAFKDFKDDSAAAPAMPAAKKAPAAAAPGAPAAAPAPAAAPAPAPAPAAAPGAAPGGRVYASPMARRLAEIRNVRLGGKGSGLYGSLKSGDIGAAGAAPAPVSFAVPTPAPGATFVDIPLSGMRETIAKRLSAAKQQIPHYQLVATVNIEKTLEMRERINARLAKESPGVKVSVNDFIIKAVAAACKRVPTVNSHWMETSIRQFSNVDVSVAVATPTGLITPIIFNSDSRGVIDISKTMKELAQKAKEGKLQPQEYQGGTVTVSNLGMYGITMFNAIINPPQSLILACGGVQELVIPDEKAEKGFRLAKFVSFTASADHRVIDGAVGAEWMKAFKQNIEDPANIIL, encoded by the exons ATGTTGCGAACGATTGTATTACGAAACCAGTTACTAAACAATAGCCTAAATAAAGTGGTCAGGAGCAATATCACGAGATGTGTAAGCACCGAGTTAGCCCGTCGAAAGCACCCTAGCAA ATTACTCTCACCATCACATGTAAAGCGAGTGCTCGCCGCCCCACAATGGACGCAGTTGAGACACTACGCCGACTTGCCTACACACACAAAGGTGAACCTCCCAGCACTGTCACCCACTATGGAGAATGGGTCTATCGTCAGTTGGGAGAAGAAAGAGGGAGATAAGCTCAGTGAAG GTGACCTGCTCTGCGAAATCGAAACAGACAAGGCCACCATGGGCTTTGAGACCCCCGAGGAAGGCTACCTGGCCAAAATCCTCATCCCAGCCGGCACCAAGGGTGTAGCCGTTGGCAAGCTGCTCTGCATCATTGTGGAGAACCAGGCTGATGTTGCTGCCTTCAAGGACTTTAAGGATGATT CCGCCGCTGCCCCTGCGATGCCCGCAGCCAAAAAAG CGCCTGCGGCCGCCGCCCCcggcgcgcccgccgccgcccccgcccccgccgCCGCCCCCGCGCCCGCCCCAGCCCCCGCGGCCGCC CCCGGCGCGGCGCCCGGAGGTAGGGTGTACGCCAGCCCCATGGCCCGGAGGTTGGCCGAGATTAGGAACGTCCGTCTGGGAG GCAAAGGGTCCGGGCTCTACGGCTCGCTGAAGAGCGGCGACATCGGCGCCGCCggggccgcgcccgcgcccgtgTCCTTCGCCGTGCCGACCCCCGCCCCCGGCGCCACCTTCGTGGACATCCCTCTGTCTGGCATGAGGGAGACCATTGCCAAGAGATTAAGCGCCGCCAAGCAGCAAATACCACATTATCAATTAGTGGCGACTGTGAATATTGAGAAGACTCTTGAGATGCGAGAGAGGATCAACGCTAGATTAGCTAAGGAAAGCCCCGGTGTTAAG GTGTCAGTAAACGACTTCATCATCAAAGCCGTGGCAGCGGCGTGCAAGCGCGTGCCGACAGTCAACTCTCACTGGATGGAGACCTCGATCAGACA ATTCTCGAACGTAGACGTGAGCGTAGCCGTAGCGACACCCACCGGCCTCATCACGCCCATAATCTTCAACTCGGACTCCCGAGGGGTCATTGACATCTCCAAGACGATGAAGGAACTCGCACAGAAAGCTAAGGAAGGCAAACTGCAACCGCAAGAGTACCAAGGAGGCACTGTCACTGTGTCTAACCTTGGAATGTATG GCATCACGATGTTCAACGCGATCATCAACCCGCCGCAATCGCTGATCCTGGCGTGCGGGGGCGTGCAGGAGCTTGTTATTCCCGATGAGAAGGCCGAGAAAGG
- the LOC125231169 gene encoding 60S ribosomal protein L37a yields MESRAILFFFFYEYHKQFSVIFFSLLSTVVLDRLSKMAKRTKKVGITGKYGTRYGASLRKMVKKMEVTQHAKYTCSFCGKDAMKRSCVGIWSCKRCKRTVAGGAWVFSTTAASSCRSAVRRLREVK; encoded by the exons ATGGAATCCAGAGCaatacttttcttttttttttatgaataccaTAAACAATTCtctgtcatttttttttctcttctgTCAACTGTTGTGTTAGACAGGTTATCAAAAATG GCCAAACGCACGAAAAAGGTCGGAATCACTGGCAAATATGGCACACGTTACGGTGCCTCCCTCCGTAAGATGGTCAAGAAGATGGAAGTGACACAGCACGCTAAATACACTTGTTCCTTCTGTGGAAAG GATGCCATGAAGCGTTCCTGCGTTGGTATCTGGTCCTGCAAGCGCTGCAAGAGGACCGTAGCTGGAGGCGCCTGGGTGTTCTCCACCACCGCCGCCTCCTCCTGCAGGTCTGCTGTGCGAAGATTGCGTGAAGTCAAGTAA
- the LOC125231356 gene encoding solute carrier family 41 member 1-like, with protein MNRGKNSNSKMARTEISEETNGYKLLNGESKPPDIKHGKENSWVAGVQMFVSFLLAGFGMVAASLVLDVVQHWKVFEQVSEVYILVPALLGLKGNLEMTLASRLSTHAHLGHLDTNLSALVVGNLCLIQCQAVLVGFLAAMAAIAMGWIPDGQFDIHHALLLAASSVLTASFASFILGLIMIGVIVISKKLNINPDNIATPIAASLGDLTTLALLSWIASLLYANIGTSVILPSIIITAGAILVPVCGYIAWDNKFTKQALDEGWVPVVSAMVISSIGGLILDYTVVNYEGIAVFQLVINGIGGNMVAVHASRLSTVLHTGDKPGSLVGKTTKLLLLMVIPGQLIFIYTIGYLKAGHTSMTPIFILIYMSAALLQVFLLLAISHHMVIWMWKMGMDPDNSAIPYLTALGDLLGTALLGVAFHILYAIGDKDRDLGD; from the coding sequence ATGAACAGAGGCAAGAACAGTAATTCTAAAATGGCAAGAACTGAGATAAGTGAAGAAACAAACGGGTACAAGCTCCTAAACGGTGAAAGTAAGCCTCCAGATATTAAACATGGAAAAGAAAATTCCTGGGTGGCGGGAGTACAGATGTTTGTGTCATTCTTGCTCGCCGGCTTCGGTATGGTTGCTGCAAGTCTTGTGCTTGATGTGGTGCAGCATTGGAAGGTGTTTGAGCAAGTATCAGAAGTGTACATACTAGTGCCTGCACTGTTAGGGCTCAAAGGAAATTTAGAAATGACATTGGCATCCCGATTGTCTACTCACGCCCATTTAGGGCACCTTGATACAAACCTGAGCGCATTAGTGGTAGGAAACTTGTGTTTGATACAATGTCAAGCTGTTCTGGTAGGATTTCTGGCAGCTATGGCTGCCATAGCAATGGGTTGGATTCCAGATGGACAGTTTGATATCCACCATGCAttactgcttgcagcgtcaagTGTTCTCACTGCATCATTTGCCAGTTTCATCCTTGGACTGATCATGATTGGTGTGATTGTGATttcaaagaaattaaacatTAACCCAGACAACATTGCCACACCAATTGCGGCTAGTCTAGGTGACCTGACAACCTTGGCACTGTTGTCATGGATTGCATCTCTGTTGTACGCAAATATTGGCACAAGTGTTATACTGCCATCTATTATTATCACTGCTGGCGCAATTCTTGTGCCAGTCTGTGGTTACATTGCCTGGGATAATAAGTTCACTAAACAAGCTTTAGATGAAGGGTGGGTGCCAGTCGTCTCGGCCATGGTCATCAGCAGTATTGGTGGTTTAATTTTAGACTACACAGTAGTTAACTATGAGGGTATTGCAGTATTTCAATTAGTTATCAATGGTATAGGAGGAAACATGGTAGCAGTGCATGCTTCAAGACTGTCAACCGTTTTACATACAGGTGACAAGCCTGGGTCACTTGTTGGCAAAACAacaaaattattacttttaatgGTCATACCAGGCCAGTTgatatttatatatacaataGGTTATTTGAAAGCCGGGCACACATCTATGACACCTATATTTATCCTCATTTACATGTCTGCGGCATTGCTGCAAGTTTTCCTCTTATTAGCAATAAGCCACCACATGGTTATATGGATGTGGAAGATGGGAATGGATCCTGACAATTCAGCCATACCATATTTGACAGCACTAGGGGACTTGCTGGGCACAGCTTTGTTGGGTGTTGCTTTTCATATACTATATGCCATAGGAGATAAAGACAGAGATTTGGGAGATTAA